The proteins below come from a single Branchiostoma floridae strain S238N-H82 chromosome 5, Bfl_VNyyK, whole genome shotgun sequence genomic window:
- the LOC118415922 gene encoding peregrin-like isoform X15: MTMLGYDFDVRVFLDNARACKPPYECPTCRRVYKSFSGIEYHLLNFDHSNPESNPSTPMRKGSRKSRHHRSGRRSPSPVDIRSPQRETLTYEQAQRLVEVDLDGRTHRIDITECLEIVTEDEIEEEVENKEIEPNVDNKSKTPIKNNKKEDKLKKDVTGVQVNVGKLPEPSFKQLDDYVEPPDVPARPKAYFRFIEKSVEELDEEVEYDMDEEDYAWLEMVNDKRKGDNMPAVSQEVFETLMDRLEKESYFESQSSGKGDPSSYIDEDAVCSICQDGECQNSNVILFCDMCNLAVHQECYGVPYIPEGQWLCRRCLQSPSRAVDCVLCPNKGGAFKQTDDARWAHVVCALWIPEVCFANTVFLEPIDSIDHIPTARWKLTCYICKQRGVGACIQCHKANCYTAFHVTCAQHAGLYMKMEPVRETGVNGTSISVRKTAYCDVHTPQGWDRTRHMMSEEDEDVPKGMSAKKAKKFKEEKSRQKMRKARKMLAEKRSAMPVVSVPYIPSNKVSKIVSRVSLQQKQKFFQRLHSYWMLKRQSRNGVPLLRRLQAHHQSQRNKEWKEESEKHRALKEQLQYWQRLRHDLERARLLVELIRKREKLKREQVKVSQLAMEMRLTPFLFLLRRTLEQLEEKDAGKIFSEPVPLDEVPDYLEYIKEPMDFATMRTKVEGHQYRTLDDFERDFELIIKNCMTYNAKDTIFYRAALRMRDQGGAIIRQARRLAERAGYDADSGMHTSEAPKVEEATTLRLEDAPPKGSNRKKKKNRTTAAEHVLELHQVSGLIMGGVDNLLIPENRADMTLEDQLKELLEKLDMTTTIKHGGARSKRAKQLRREINVIRRKLAQQREHREEEVPVEPPSTPKRKKDKEDKSNSDSKSKDDAGTSNGNSNNASPTKTSRGRSKSRKKSRSKSSESEAALVPTSPSVQGGATTDPKPVATPERPNESSTPSTPTTPSTPGVGRRTSVLFNKKAKSKPFQDSVSPSKSPKSPGHKRGPGRPPGRPAKNKKQQNGEHALASIQEGSALLNADQNQATDFSTLRKRARSTSSSSNDSGSQRKRPRVNSTDTFDAETAVPTNKESFTVYRTDTSRPRSSSESDSSSTSETSDTSSSKQSKTGTQEGTEESSEESSGTEGEVIADPNKKGPGRGKAKLLNRTSANLEDESDTEDVPIQPLDLVWAKCRGYPSYPALIINPKMPRTGYFHNGVPIPVPPMEVLKGRPQVPENEELYLVLFFDNKRTWQWLPREKLHPLGVDSKLDHTKMNEGRKSSIRKSVAIAFDRAMNHRQRVEDGIRDSSNESSDSE; this comes from the exons ATGACAATGTTGGGGTATGACTTCGATGTAAGGGTTTTCCTGGACAACGCACGGGCGTGTAAGCCTCCTTACGAGTGCCCTACATGCCGCAGAGTGTATAAGAGCTTCTCTGGGATTGAGTATCACTTACTGAACTTTGATCACAGCAACCCAGAAAGCAACCCCAGCACCCCAATGAGGAAGGGATCTCGGAAAAGCAGACACCACCGGTCGGGGCGGCGATCCCCGTCGCCGGTAGACATTCGCTCGCCTCAAAGAGAGACGTTGACATACGAGCAGGCGCAGAGGCTGGTGGAGGTCGACTTGGACGGTCGGACTCATCGTATCGACATTACAGAATGCCTTGAAATTGTGACAGAAGACGAAATAGAGGAGGAAGTAGAGAACAAGGAAATAGAACCAAATGTCGACAACAAGAGCAAGACCCCCATCAAGAACAACAAAAAGGAGGACAAACTGAAGAAGGATGTGACGGGGGTGCAAGTGAACGTAGGAAAGTTGCCAGAACCTTCTTTCAAGCAACTCGATGACTATGTAGAACCCCCGGATGTTCCTGCGCGTCCGAAGGCATACTTCCGTTTCATTGAGAAATCTGTGGAAGAACTTGACGAGGAGGTTGAATATGACATGGACGAAGAAGACTACGCCTGGCTAGAGATGGTGAATGACAAACGGAAAGGTGACAACATGCCGGCCGTTTCGCAAGAGGTTTTCGAGACATTGATGGACCGGCTAGAAAAAGAATCGTACTTTGAAAGCCAGAGTTCTGGGAAGGGCGATCCTAGTTCGTACATTGACGAGGACGCAGTGTGCAGTATATGCCAAGATGGCGAGTGTCAGAACAGCAATGTAATACTATTCTGTGACATGTGTAATCTCGCGGTTCACCAAGAATGCTATGGTGTTCCCTACATTCCCGAGGGACAGTGGCTATGTAGACGATGCTTGCAGTCTCCGTCGCGAGCGGTAGACTGCGTGTTGTGTCCCAACAAAGGTGGTGCTTTCAAACAGACAGACGACGCACGGTGGGCCCACGTGGTCTGTGCGTTGTGGATTCCGGAGGTCTGTTTCGCAAATACGGTATTCCTGGAGCCAATAGACAGTATAGACCACATTCCTACTGCTCGGTGGAAACTGACTTGTTATATCTGCAAACAGCGGGGTGTCGGTGCGTGCATCCAGTGCCACAAGGCGAACTGTTACACAGCATTCCATGTCACCTGTGCGCAGCACGCGGGACTCTACATGAAAATGGAACCTGTACGGGAGACGGGCGTGAATGGAACGTCCATTAGCGTACGCAAGACTGCATATTGTGACGTTCACACGCCGCAGGGATGGGACCGCACGAGGCATATGATGAGCGAGGAAGACGAAGATGTCCCAAAGGGGATGTCGGCAAAGAAAGCCAAGAAGTTCAAGGAGGAGAAGTCCAGGCAAAAGATGAGGAAAGCTCGGAAGATGCTTGCAGAGAAGAGGTCGGCTATGCCGGTGGTGTCCGTGCCCTACATACCATCTAACAA GGTTTCCAAGATTGTGTCGAGAGTGTCGCTGCAACAGAAGCAGAAGTTCTTCCAGCGGCTGCACAGTTACTGGATGCTGAAGCGACAGTCTAGGAATGGGGTACCGCTGCTGAGGAGGCTTCAGGCCCATCACCAATCACAGAGGAACAAGGAATGG AAGGAGGAGAGTGAGAAACACCGCGCCCTGAAGGAGCAGCTCCAATACTGGCAACGTCTCAGGCACGACTTGGAACGGGCCAGGCTATTGGTGGAGCTCATTCGCAAGCGAGAGAAACTTAAACGGGAGCAG GTGAAAGTGAGTCAGCTGGCCATGGAGATGAGGCTCACGCCGTTCCTCTTCCTTCTGCGCCGCACCCTCGAACAGCTGGAGGAGAAGGATGCTGGGAAGATCTTCAGCGAGCCAGTTCCACTTGACGAG GTTCCCGACTATCTGGAGTACATTAAGGAGCCAATGGACTTTGCCACCATGAGGACAAAGGTCGAAGGGCACCAGTACCGCACCTTGGACGACTTTGAGAGGGACTTCGAGCTCATCATCAAAAACTGCATGACGTACAATGCCAAGGACACCATCTTCTACCGGGCAGCCCTCAGAATGAGAGACCAG GGAGGTGCGATCATCAGACAAGCAAGGCGACTGGCAGAGCGAGCGGGTTACGATGCTGACTCTGGTATGCACACATCCGAGGCACCAAAGGTAGAGGAGGCGACCACGCTCAGGCTAGAGGATG CCCCTCCTAAAGGCAGcaacagaaagaagaagaagaacaggaCGACAGCTGCCGAACATGTATTggaattgcaccaagtttctggGCTTATCATGGGAGGAG TGGACAACCTGTTGATTCCAGAGAATAGAGCAGACATGACTTTGGAAGACCAGCTGAAAGAACTGCTGGAGAAACTGGACATGACCACTACCATCAAGCATGGAG GAGCTCGGTCAAAAAGGGCCAAACAGCTGCGTCGAGAAATCAACGTGATCCGGAGAAAGCTGGCGCAACAGCGAGAACACCGTGAAGAAGAGGTGCCGGTTGAACCACCCTCGACTCCAAAGAGAAAGAAGGATAAAGAGGACAAGAGCAACTCCGATTCAAAATCTAAAG ATGATGCTGGCACTTCTAATGGCAACTCCAACAATGCATCACCAACCAAAACCTCCAGGGGGCGCTCCAAGAGCAGAAAGAAGTCCAGGTCCAAGTCCAGTGAGAGCGAGGCGGCCCTCGTCCCCACCAGCCCATCGGTGCAGGGAGGAGCTACCACTGACCCAAAGCCAG TAGCTACTCCCGAGCGACCCAATGAGAGCAGCACACCCAGCACTCCCACCACCCCGTCCACCCCCGGCGTCGGCAGGCGAACCTCCGTACTCTTCAACAAGAAAGCCAAGTCCAAGCCATTCCAGGACTCTGTCTCCCCCTCAAAGTCCCCAAAGTCTCCCGGGCACAAAAGGGGGCCCGGCAGACCCCCGGGAAGACCAGCCAAAAACAAGAAGCAGCAGAACGGGGAACACGCACTAGCTAGTATACAGGAGGGTAGTGCCTTGCTGAACGCTGACCAGAACCAAGCCACGGACTTTAGCACGTTACGCAAGCGCGCCCGTAGCACCAGCAGCAGCAGTAACGACAGCGGCAGCCAGAGGAAAAGACCGCGGGTAAACTCCACGGACACTTTTGACGCGGAGACGGCGGTACCTACCAACAAGGAGAGTTTCACGGTGTACAGAACAGACACGAGCCGGCCGAGAAGTAGCTCCGAGTCGGATTCCAGCTCCACCAGCGAAACCAGCGACACCAGCAGTAGTAAACAAAGCAAAACTGGGACTCAAGAAGGGACGGAAGAGAGCAGTGAGGAATCGTCTGGTACGGAAGGGGAGGTTATAGCTGATCCCAACAAGAAGGGACCTGGAAGGGGAAAGG CCAAGTTGCTGAATCGAACTTCAGCAAACCTTGAGGATGAGTCGGACACGGAGGACGTCCCCATTCAGCCGCTGGACTTGGTGTGGGCCAAGTGTCGAGGGTATCCCTCTTACCCAGCTTTG ATCATTAACCCAAAGATGCCAAGGACGGGTTACTTCCACAACGGGGTTCCTATCCCGGTTCCTCCCATGGAGGTGCTTAAGGGGCGGCCGCAGGTTCCGGAAAACGAGGAGCTTTACCTGGTTCTCTTCTTCGACAACAAGCGCACGTG GCAATGGCTGCCCAGAGAAAAGCTTCACCCTCTGGGAGTGGACTCCAAGTTGGACCATACCAAGATGAACGAGGGGAGAAAGTCCTCCATCCGAAAGTCGGTCGCAATTGCATTTGACAGAGCAATGAACCACCGCCAGAGAGTAGAGGACGGCATCAGGGATTCATCGAATGAATCAAGCGATTCGGAATAG
- the LOC118415922 gene encoding peregrin-like isoform X8: MTMLGYDFDVRVFLDNARACKPPYECPTCRRVYKSFSGIEYHLLNFDHSNPESNPSTPMRKGSRKSRHHRSGRRSPSPVDIRSPQRETLTYEQAQRLVEVDLDGRTHRIDITECLEIVTEDEIEEEVENKEIEPNVDNKSKTPIKNNKKEDKLKKDVTGVQVNVGKLPEPSFKQLDDYVEPPDVPARPKAYFRFIEKSVEELDEEVEYDMDEEDYAWLEMVNDKRKGDNMPAVSQEVFETLMDRLEKESYFESQSSGKGDPSSYIDEDAVCSICQDGECQNSNVILFCDMCNLAVHQECYGVPYIPEGQWLCRRCLQSPSRAVDCVLCPNKGGAFKQTDDARWAHVVCALWIPEVCFANTVFLEPIDSIDHIPTARWKLTCYICKQRGVGACIQCHKANCYTAFHVTCAQHAGLYMKMEPVRETGVNGTSISVRKTAYCDVHTPQGWDRTRHMMSEEDEDVPKGMSAKKAKKFKEEKSRQKMRKARKMLAEKRSAMPVVSVPYIPSNNSSSLPTVRVSKIVSRVSLQQKQKFFQRLHSYWMLKRQSRNGVPLLRRLQAHHQSQRNKEWKEESEKHRALKEQLQYWQRLRHDLERARLLVELIRKREKLKREQSNLVQTYQVKVSQLAMEMRLTPFLFLLRRTLEQLEEKDAGKIFSEPVPLDEVPDYLEYIKEPMDFATMRTKVEGHQYRTLDDFERDFELIIKNCMTYNAKDTIFYRAALRMRDQGGAIIRQARRLAERAGYDADSGMHTSEAPKVEEATTLRLEDAPPKGSNRKKKKNRTTAAEHVLELHQVSGLIMGGVDNLLIPENRADMTLEDQLKELLEKLDMTTTIKHGGARSKRAKQLRREINVIRRKLAQQREHREEEVPVEPPSTPKRKKDKEDKSNSDSKSKDDAGTSNGNSNNASPTKTSRGRSKSRKKSRSKSSESEAALVPTSPSVQGGATTDPKPVATPERPNESSTPSTPTTPSTPGVGRRTSVLFNKKAKSKPFQDSVSPSKSPKSPGHKRGPGRPPGRPAKNKKQQNGEHALASIQEGSALLNADQNQATDFSTLRKRARSTSSSSNDSGSQRKRPRVNSTDTFDAETAVPTNKESFTVYRTDTSRPRSSSESDSSSTSETSDTSSSKQSKTGTQEGTEESSEESSAKLLNRTSANLEDESDTEDVPIQPLDLVWAKCRGYPSYPALVSANNIINPKMPRTGYFHNGVPIPVPPMEVLKGRPQVPENEELYLVLFFDNKRTWQWLPREKLHPLGVDSKLDHTKMNEGRKSSIRKSVAIAFDRAMNHRQRVEDGIRDSSNESSDSE; this comes from the exons ATGACAATGTTGGGGTATGACTTCGATGTAAGGGTTTTCCTGGACAACGCACGGGCGTGTAAGCCTCCTTACGAGTGCCCTACATGCCGCAGAGTGTATAAGAGCTTCTCTGGGATTGAGTATCACTTACTGAACTTTGATCACAGCAACCCAGAAAGCAACCCCAGCACCCCAATGAGGAAGGGATCTCGGAAAAGCAGACACCACCGGTCGGGGCGGCGATCCCCGTCGCCGGTAGACATTCGCTCGCCTCAAAGAGAGACGTTGACATACGAGCAGGCGCAGAGGCTGGTGGAGGTCGACTTGGACGGTCGGACTCATCGTATCGACATTACAGAATGCCTTGAAATTGTGACAGAAGACGAAATAGAGGAGGAAGTAGAGAACAAGGAAATAGAACCAAATGTCGACAACAAGAGCAAGACCCCCATCAAGAACAACAAAAAGGAGGACAAACTGAAGAAGGATGTGACGGGGGTGCAAGTGAACGTAGGAAAGTTGCCAGAACCTTCTTTCAAGCAACTCGATGACTATGTAGAACCCCCGGATGTTCCTGCGCGTCCGAAGGCATACTTCCGTTTCATTGAGAAATCTGTGGAAGAACTTGACGAGGAGGTTGAATATGACATGGACGAAGAAGACTACGCCTGGCTAGAGATGGTGAATGACAAACGGAAAGGTGACAACATGCCGGCCGTTTCGCAAGAGGTTTTCGAGACATTGATGGACCGGCTAGAAAAAGAATCGTACTTTGAAAGCCAGAGTTCTGGGAAGGGCGATCCTAGTTCGTACATTGACGAGGACGCAGTGTGCAGTATATGCCAAGATGGCGAGTGTCAGAACAGCAATGTAATACTATTCTGTGACATGTGTAATCTCGCGGTTCACCAAGAATGCTATGGTGTTCCCTACATTCCCGAGGGACAGTGGCTATGTAGACGATGCTTGCAGTCTCCGTCGCGAGCGGTAGACTGCGTGTTGTGTCCCAACAAAGGTGGTGCTTTCAAACAGACAGACGACGCACGGTGGGCCCACGTGGTCTGTGCGTTGTGGATTCCGGAGGTCTGTTTCGCAAATACGGTATTCCTGGAGCCAATAGACAGTATAGACCACATTCCTACTGCTCGGTGGAAACTGACTTGTTATATCTGCAAACAGCGGGGTGTCGGTGCGTGCATCCAGTGCCACAAGGCGAACTGTTACACAGCATTCCATGTCACCTGTGCGCAGCACGCGGGACTCTACATGAAAATGGAACCTGTACGGGAGACGGGCGTGAATGGAACGTCCATTAGCGTACGCAAGACTGCATATTGTGACGTTCACACGCCGCAGGGATGGGACCGCACGAGGCATATGATGAGCGAGGAAGACGAAGATGTCCCAAAGGGGATGTCGGCAAAGAAAGCCAAGAAGTTCAAGGAGGAGAAGTCCAGGCAAAAGATGAGGAAAGCTCGGAAGATGCTTGCAGAGAAGAGGTCGGCTATGCCGGTGGTGTCCGTGCCCTACATACCATCTAACAA TTCGTCTTCTCTCCCTACTGTCAG GGTTTCCAAGATTGTGTCGAGAGTGTCGCTGCAACAGAAGCAGAAGTTCTTCCAGCGGCTGCACAGTTACTGGATGCTGAAGCGACAGTCTAGGAATGGGGTACCGCTGCTGAGGAGGCTTCAGGCCCATCACCAATCACAGAGGAACAAGGAATGG AAGGAGGAGAGTGAGAAACACCGCGCCCTGAAGGAGCAGCTCCAATACTGGCAACGTCTCAGGCACGACTTGGAACGGGCCAGGCTATTGGTGGAGCTCATTCGCAAGCGAGAGAAACTTAAACGGGAGCAG TCTAATCTTGTTCAAACCTACCAGGTGAAAGTGAGTCAGCTGGCCATGGAGATGAGGCTCACGCCGTTCCTCTTCCTTCTGCGCCGCACCCTCGAACAGCTGGAGGAGAAGGATGCTGGGAAGATCTTCAGCGAGCCAGTTCCACTTGACGAG GTTCCCGACTATCTGGAGTACATTAAGGAGCCAATGGACTTTGCCACCATGAGGACAAAGGTCGAAGGGCACCAGTACCGCACCTTGGACGACTTTGAGAGGGACTTCGAGCTCATCATCAAAAACTGCATGACGTACAATGCCAAGGACACCATCTTCTACCGGGCAGCCCTCAGAATGAGAGACCAG GGAGGTGCGATCATCAGACAAGCAAGGCGACTGGCAGAGCGAGCGGGTTACGATGCTGACTCTGGTATGCACACATCCGAGGCACCAAAGGTAGAGGAGGCGACCACGCTCAGGCTAGAGGATG CCCCTCCTAAAGGCAGcaacagaaagaagaagaagaacaggaCGACAGCTGCCGAACATGTATTggaattgcaccaagtttctggGCTTATCATGGGAGGAG TGGACAACCTGTTGATTCCAGAGAATAGAGCAGACATGACTTTGGAAGACCAGCTGAAAGAACTGCTGGAGAAACTGGACATGACCACTACCATCAAGCATGGAG GAGCTCGGTCAAAAAGGGCCAAACAGCTGCGTCGAGAAATCAACGTGATCCGGAGAAAGCTGGCGCAACAGCGAGAACACCGTGAAGAAGAGGTGCCGGTTGAACCACCCTCGACTCCAAAGAGAAAGAAGGATAAAGAGGACAAGAGCAACTCCGATTCAAAATCTAAAG ATGATGCTGGCACTTCTAATGGCAACTCCAACAATGCATCACCAACCAAAACCTCCAGGGGGCGCTCCAAGAGCAGAAAGAAGTCCAGGTCCAAGTCCAGTGAGAGCGAGGCGGCCCTCGTCCCCACCAGCCCATCGGTGCAGGGAGGAGCTACCACTGACCCAAAGCCAG TAGCTACTCCCGAGCGACCCAATGAGAGCAGCACACCCAGCACTCCCACCACCCCGTCCACCCCCGGCGTCGGCAGGCGAACCTCCGTACTCTTCAACAAGAAAGCCAAGTCCAAGCCATTCCAGGACTCTGTCTCCCCCTCAAAGTCCCCAAAGTCTCCCGGGCACAAAAGGGGGCCCGGCAGACCCCCGGGAAGACCAGCCAAAAACAAGAAGCAGCAGAACGGGGAACACGCACTAGCTAGTATACAGGAGGGTAGTGCCTTGCTGAACGCTGACCAGAACCAAGCCACGGACTTTAGCACGTTACGCAAGCGCGCCCGTAGCACCAGCAGCAGCAGTAACGACAGCGGCAGCCAGAGGAAAAGACCGCGGGTAAACTCCACGGACACTTTTGACGCGGAGACGGCGGTACCTACCAACAAGGAGAGTTTCACGGTGTACAGAACAGACACGAGCCGGCCGAGAAGTAGCTCCGAGTCGGATTCCAGCTCCACCAGCGAAACCAGCGACACCAGCAGTAGTAAACAAAGCAAAACTGGGACTCAAGAAGGGACGGAAGAGAGCAGTGAGGAATCGTCTG CCAAGTTGCTGAATCGAACTTCAGCAAACCTTGAGGATGAGTCGGACACGGAGGACGTCCCCATTCAGCCGCTGGACTTGGTGTGGGCCAAGTGTCGAGGGTATCCCTCTTACCCAGCTTTGGTGAGTGCCAATAAT ATCATTAACCCAAAGATGCCAAGGACGGGTTACTTCCACAACGGGGTTCCTATCCCGGTTCCTCCCATGGAGGTGCTTAAGGGGCGGCCGCAGGTTCCGGAAAACGAGGAGCTTTACCTGGTTCTCTTCTTCGACAACAAGCGCACGTG GCAATGGCTGCCCAGAGAAAAGCTTCACCCTCTGGGAGTGGACTCCAAGTTGGACCATACCAAGATGAACGAGGGGAGAAAGTCCTCCATCCGAAAGTCGGTCGCAATTGCATTTGACAGAGCAATGAACCACCGCCAGAGAGTAGAGGACGGCATCAGGGATTCATCGAATGAATCAAGCGATTCGGAATAG